In Aureibaculum algae, the following are encoded in one genomic region:
- a CDS encoding winged helix-turn-helix domain-containing protein codes for MKDIIKNINKLFDHRIRLGIMSALMVNDTLDFNTLKELLDVTDGNLASHIKALEKADYIKIRKSFIGKKTNTKYNATHLGTLEFKKHLTALERIINNKP; via the coding sequence GTGAAAGACATAATTAAAAATATAAACAAACTCTTTGATCATAGAATCAGACTAGGAATTATGTCTGCTTTAATGGTTAATGACACCCTCGACTTTAATACGTTAAAAGAATTGCTTGATGTTACCGATGGTAATTTAGCGAGTCATATTAAAGCGTTAGAAAAAGCAGATTATATTAAAATAAGAAAATCATTTATTGGTAAGAAAACCAATACAAAATATAATGCTACACATTTAGGTACATTAGAATTCAAAAAGCATTTAACCGCCTTAGAACGAATCATCAATAATAAACCTTAA
- a CDS encoding TVP38/TMEM64 family protein: MKKTKIYLRIFWVALVLIGLALFFLYPEKFTHDSISAFVKENSTKIFSTYIGICLIRGLFLLPSTPFIFAGVLLFPESPWTVFWISMFGIMTTSIYLYFASKFLEFGNLFGQKHNSRKTKIIEKLDKHGFWVVLGWSFFPLVPTDLICYIAGSTRMNFIKYISAIFIGESILVACYIFLGESILKLI; the protein is encoded by the coding sequence TTGAAGAAGACAAAAATTTATCTTAGAATTTTTTGGGTAGCACTTGTACTTATAGGGTTGGCCTTATTCTTTTTATATCCGGAGAAATTTACTCATGACTCGATTTCTGCCTTTGTAAAAGAAAATTCTACGAAAATATTTTCAACTTATATTGGAATTTGTCTAATCCGCGGTTTATTTTTATTACCGTCTACTCCATTTATTTTTGCTGGCGTTCTTCTTTTTCCAGAATCACCTTGGACTGTGTTTTGGATCTCCATGTTTGGAATAATGACTACTTCCATTTACCTTTATTTTGCTTCTAAATTCTTAGAATTTGGAAACCTTTTTGGTCAAAAACATAATTCAAGAAAAACCAAAATAATAGAAAAATTAGACAAACATGGGTTTTGGGTAGTTCTCGGTTGGTCTTTTTTCCCTTTAGTCCCAACAGACTTAATTTGCTATATTGCCGGCTCTACACGCATGAACTTTATAAAATACATTTCAGCCATTTTTATTGGGGAGTCAATTCTTGTAGCGTGCTATATATTTCTAGGAGAAAGTATATTAAAATTGATTTGA
- a CDS encoding RNA polymerase sigma factor, giving the protein MTQNKSVCDESVFASIYNSYAKDLHNYLYYKYGDRYDPNDTVQEAFVKLWNNCKEVTFEKAKGFVFMVSKNMMLNEIKHQKVVLKHQQVKPKDYTNENPEFILEKEQFYKKYQRALSKLTEDQRVAFLLCKTEGKKHQEIADMLNITKKVAEYRIYTAFNIIKAEIKELN; this is encoded by the coding sequence ATGACCCAAAACAAGTCTGTATGTGATGAAAGTGTTTTTGCTTCTATTTATAATTCATATGCTAAAGACCTTCATAATTACCTTTATTATAAATATGGCGATCGCTACGACCCAAATGATACGGTACAAGAAGCTTTTGTTAAATTATGGAACAATTGTAAAGAAGTGACGTTCGAAAAAGCGAAAGGTTTCGTTTTTATGGTATCGAAAAACATGATGTTAAACGAAATAAAACATCAAAAGGTAGTTTTAAAACATCAACAAGTAAAGCCAAAGGATTATACAAATGAAAATCCGGAGTTTATCTTAGAAAAAGAACAATTTTATAAAAAATATCAACGTGCATTATCGAAGTTAACAGAAGACCAACGGGTTGCTTTTTTACTTTGCAAAACGGAAGGTAAAAAGCATCAAGAAATAGCCGATATGCTTAATATTACCAAGAAGGTTGCTGAATATAGAATTTATACGGCCTTTAATATTATTAAAGCTGAAATAAAAGAATTAAATTAA
- a CDS encoding NAD(P)-dependent oxidoreductase, which produces MKFAIIKEVKSPPDRRVVLSPEACCQLLETYPNTEVVVQPSDIRVFKDEEYRALGISVSEDVSDCDVMLGVKEATIDSLIANKSYFFFSHTIKKQPYNRALLKAILDKNITFYDHETVTDSRGNRLIGFGYYAGIVGAYNAIRAYGLKFGGINLPNADSLKDGKELEEELKKIKVPAIKIVVTGTGKVGTGVKEILEILKIKEVSVNDYLENEFNEPVYVQLDALDYNARKDGQELDKYDFFENPSEYESTFMRFAAVSELYIAAHFYGEGAPYIITHDNTKSDTFNIKVIADISCDIDGPVAPTIRPSTIADPVYGYNPETSQEIDYKDAKAIVVMAVDNLPCELPDNASRGFGNMFLKDVIPAFFNDDKDGVLQRAKMTENGKLTENFKYLQYYVDGKE; this is translated from the coding sequence ATGAAGTTTGCTATAATAAAAGAAGTAAAAAGTCCGCCAGATCGTCGTGTGGTTTTATCGCCTGAGGCTTGTTGTCAGTTATTAGAAACTTATCCTAATACAGAAGTGGTTGTTCAACCTTCTGATATTAGAGTTTTTAAAGATGAAGAATATAGAGCGTTAGGTATTTCGGTTTCTGAAGATGTTTCAGATTGCGATGTGATGTTGGGTGTAAAAGAAGCTACCATTGATAGTTTAATTGCCAACAAATCTTATTTTTTCTTTTCACATACTATAAAAAAACAACCCTATAACAGAGCGTTGTTAAAGGCCATTCTCGATAAAAACATTACTTTTTATGATCACGAAACGGTTACTGATAGCCGTGGGAATCGATTAATAGGTTTTGGATATTACGCAGGAATTGTTGGGGCCTATAATGCTATTAGAGCATATGGTCTTAAATTTGGTGGTATAAATTTGCCAAATGCAGACAGTTTAAAAGATGGAAAAGAATTAGAGGAGGAATTAAAGAAAATTAAAGTACCTGCAATTAAAATTGTGGTAACTGGTACAGGAAAGGTAGGTACAGGAGTAAAAGAAATTTTAGAGATATTAAAAATTAAAGAAGTTTCAGTTAATGACTATTTAGAAAACGAATTTAATGAACCTGTTTATGTGCAATTAGATGCTTTAGATTATAATGCTCGTAAAGACGGACAGGAATTAGATAAATATGATTTTTTCGAAAACCCGAGCGAGTACGAATCAACATTTATGCGTTTTGCAGCGGTAAGTGAATTGTATATTGCGGCCCATTTTTATGGTGAAGGTGCTCCGTATATAATTACACATGACAACACAAAATCAGATACTTTTAATATAAAAGTAATTGCAGATATTAGTTGTGATATTGATGGTCCGGTTGCACCAACTATCCGACCTTCTACAATTGCTGATCCAGTTTATGGGTACAATCCTGAAACGAGTCAAGAGATTGATTATAAAGATGCTAAGGCTATCGTTGTAATGGCAGTAGATAATTTGCCTTGCGAATTACCTGATAATGCGAGTCGCGGATTTGGAAACATGTTTTTGAAAGATGTAATTCCGGCATTTTTTAATGATGATAAAGATGGTGTTTTACAGCGAGCAAAAATGACCGAGAACGGTAAGCTCACTGAAAATTTTAAATACCTTCAATATTACGTTGACGGTAAAGAATAA
- a CDS encoding adenosylcobalamin-dependent ribonucleoside-diphosphate reductase, whose protein sequence is MSVEITKIKAEIYDYQEVLESSLAYFKGDELAATTWINKYCLKDKTGNYKEKSPDEMHLRMAEEFGRIEKNYIPTDKVSDNLSTYGKARKPLTTEKIYDLFKDFKYVIPQGSVMFGLGNKEVIASLSNCIVVPSVVDSYGGVCYTDQQLAQLFKRRCGVGVDLSELRPKDALVSNAAGTTTGAVSFMDRFSNTTREVAQNGRRGALMLTMDVAHPDIEDFITIKQDLTKITGANISIRLSDAFMNAVVNNTKFTLQWPIESSEPKYTKEIDANELWEKIITCAHNSAEPGLIFWDRQHHYSTSSVYPEFKNSSTNPCSEIAMQGGDSCRLIAVNLFSFVEDPYTKKAKFNYKKFYEVVYESQRLMDDLVDLELEAADKILAKIEADPEPDHIKRTEREIWELLSETGKKGRRTGLGFTALADAIAALGIKFDTDEALSVVDAIMKKKFVAEFDSSIDMAINRGQFEVFNRNIEDTSEFVQMMSNEFPDLYDRMMQNGRRNISISTVAPTGSLSMLAQVSSGIEPVYMLSYVRRRKVNTNDENSKVDFVDELGDAFEEFTVYHKKFETWMNTTGKTQVKESPYAGATAPEIDWNKRVEMQALVQKYTTHSISSTINLASDVTVDKVGDIYIESWKQGLKGITVYRDGSRSGILVSTDEKSKEKKEGYQEETIVAKRPDRIEAEIIRFHNESEKWLAVIGLIDGKPYEIFTGKMKDAFNLPQWVEKGWVIKNRDEQDEARYDFQYIDSDGYKTTIEGLSRSFNKEFWNYAKLLSGVLRHGMPMPYVVDLIQNLNLYDDHINTWKNGVARALKRFIPKDAILKDKKCSECGDPEGLVFEEGCLKCKSCGMSKCG, encoded by the coding sequence ATGTCTGTAGAAATTACCAAAATCAAAGCTGAAATTTATGATTATCAAGAAGTTTTAGAAAGCTCATTAGCCTATTTTAAAGGTGACGAACTAGCTGCTACTACTTGGATTAACAAGTATTGTCTCAAAGACAAAACTGGAAACTATAAGGAGAAATCTCCTGATGAGATGCATTTACGTATGGCGGAGGAGTTTGGTAGAATTGAAAAAAATTACATTCCAACAGACAAAGTTTCAGATAATTTATCTACATATGGAAAAGCGAGAAAACCATTAACCACAGAAAAAATATATGATCTTTTTAAAGATTTTAAATATGTAATTCCACAAGGAAGTGTGATGTTCGGTTTGGGTAATAAAGAAGTAATTGCTTCACTTTCTAATTGTATTGTGGTACCATCAGTAGTAGATTCATATGGAGGTGTTTGTTATACCGATCAGCAATTAGCACAATTATTTAAAAGACGTTGTGGAGTAGGAGTAGATTTATCTGAGTTACGTCCAAAAGATGCTTTGGTATCAAATGCGGCAGGAACTACTACTGGAGCCGTATCATTTATGGATAGGTTCTCAAATACAACACGCGAAGTTGCTCAGAATGGTCGTCGGGGTGCGTTAATGTTAACCATGGACGTTGCTCATCCAGATATTGAAGACTTTATTACAATTAAACAAGACCTAACTAAGATTACAGGTGCAAATATTTCTATCAGATTATCTGATGCGTTTATGAATGCTGTAGTAAACAATACAAAATTCACATTGCAATGGCCTATCGAAAGTTCAGAACCAAAATATACCAAAGAAATTGATGCTAATGAATTATGGGAAAAAATTATAACATGTGCTCATAATTCAGCTGAACCTGGTCTGATATTTTGGGATAGACAGCATCACTATTCTACCTCATCAGTGTATCCTGAATTTAAAAATAGTTCTACAAATCCATGTTCTGAAATTGCAATGCAAGGTGGCGACAGTTGTCGTTTAATTGCAGTTAATTTGTTCAGTTTTGTAGAAGATCCATATACTAAAAAAGCAAAATTCAATTATAAAAAATTCTACGAGGTTGTATATGAATCGCAACGCTTAATGGATGATTTAGTTGATTTAGAATTGGAGGCTGCAGATAAAATTTTAGCAAAAATTGAAGCAGACCCTGAACCTGATCATATCAAACGTACAGAAAGAGAAATTTGGGAATTATTATCAGAAACTGGTAAAAAAGGAAGAAGAACTGGTCTAGGTTTTACTGCTTTAGCAGATGCTATTGCCGCTTTGGGAATAAAATTTGATACAGATGAAGCTTTATCAGTGGTTGATGCCATAATGAAGAAAAAATTCGTAGCTGAATTTGACAGTAGTATTGATATGGCCATAAACAGAGGGCAATTTGAAGTATTTAATAGAAACATTGAAGATACTTCTGAATTTGTTCAAATGATGAGTAATGAGTTTCCTGATTTGTATGATAGAATGATGCAAAACGGAAGAAGAAATATTTCAATTAGTACGGTGGCTCCAACAGGTTCATTAAGTATGTTGGCACAAGTATCATCAGGTATTGAACCTGTGTACATGTTATCTTATGTACGTCGTAGAAAAGTGAATACCAATGACGAAAATTCTAAAGTAGATTTTGTAGATGAATTAGGAGATGCTTTTGAAGAATTTACTGTTTATCATAAAAAGTTTGAAACTTGGATGAACACCACAGGTAAAACTCAAGTTAAAGAAAGTCCATATGCAGGAGCAACTGCCCCTGAAATTGACTGGAACAAACGTGTTGAAATGCAGGCTTTAGTTCAAAAATACACTACACATTCAATTAGTTCAACCATTAATTTAGCATCAGACGTTACTGTTGATAAGGTTGGAGATATTTATATTGAATCTTGGAAGCAAGGCTTAAAAGGTATTACCGTATATAGAGATGGTTCAAGAAGTGGTATTTTGGTATCAACAGATGAAAAAAGCAAAGAAAAAAAGGAAGGATATCAAGAAGAAACTATAGTTGCTAAAAGACCAGATAGAATTGAAGCTGAAATTATTAGATTCCACAATGAATCAGAAAAATGGTTGGCAGTTATTGGATTAATTGATGGAAAACCTTACGAAATTTTTACAGGAAAAATGAAAGATGCCTTTAACCTACCACAATGGGTTGAAAAAGGTTGGGTAATAAAAAATAGAGATGAACAAGACGAAGCCAGATACGATTTTCAATATATAGATAGTGATGGCTATAAAACAACTATTGAAGGATTGTCTAGATCTTTCAATAAAGAATTTTGGAACTATGCCAAATTACTTTCTGGTGTGTTACGTCATGGTATGCCAATGCCATACGTGGTTGATTTAATTCAGAATCTAAATTTATATGACGATCACATCAATACATGGAAAAATGGTGTTGCACGAGCTTTAAAACGCTTTATTCCTAAAGATGCCATACTAAAGGACAAAAAATGTAGCGAATGTGGCGATCCAGAAGGGTTGGTTTTTGAAGAAGGTTGTTTGAAATGCAAAAGTTGTGGAATGTCTAAGTGTGGGTAG
- a CDS encoding FecR family protein, translating into MNQEELLKKWLSNDLTDAELKEFEQSEDYVLHTEIVEGAQQFKASNFSKPRSYDEFKTIRNGQKKSKVVRLNTRKILWRVAAILIISLGMFFTFFSDRSTTVKTLASQKQTFKLPDASTVILNNLSTISYNKKSWDEKRELRLKGEAFFKVAKGSKFDVITSAGVVSVHGTQFTVNQRDGFFEVKCFEGVVQVESDAFNQVLTIGKSLRIRNGELSLDEVSQSEPSWITNKSTFKSIPLIEVLNELERQFAVKITVKNIDTDQLFTGGFTHLNLEQALQSVTSSFNLKYTKEGPTKILLYTSE; encoded by the coding sequence ATGAACCAAGAAGAATTATTAAAAAAATGGTTATCTAATGATCTGACCGACGCCGAACTGAAAGAGTTTGAGCAGTCAGAAGATTATGTGCTACATACTGAAATTGTTGAAGGAGCTCAGCAATTTAAGGCTTCTAACTTTTCGAAACCGAGATCGTACGATGAGTTTAAGACCATACGTAATGGGCAAAAGAAATCTAAAGTAGTACGACTTAATACTCGTAAAATTTTATGGAGAGTTGCTGCAATTCTTATTATCAGTTTGGGAATGTTCTTTACATTTTTTAGCGACCGATCTACAACAGTTAAAACACTTGCTAGTCAAAAACAGACCTTTAAGTTACCAGATGCTTCTACCGTAATATTAAATAATCTTTCTACAATTAGCTATAATAAAAAGAGTTGGGACGAGAAAAGAGAACTAAGGCTAAAAGGTGAAGCTTTTTTCAAAGTGGCTAAAGGTTCTAAGTTTGATGTAATTACAAGTGCCGGTGTTGTTTCTGTGCACGGTACACAATTTACTGTGAACCAGCGTGATGGGTTTTTTGAGGTTAAATGTTTTGAAGGGGTTGTACAGGTAGAAAGTGATGCCTTTAATCAAGTGTTAACGATTGGTAAATCATTGAGAATTCGTAACGGCGAACTGTCTTTAGATGAAGTTTCGCAAAGTGAACCTTCTTGGATTACGAATAAAAGCACGTTTAAAAGCATTCCTTTAATTGAGGTGCTGAATGAATTAGAACGACAATTTGCGGTCAAAATTACCGTTAAGAATATTGATACTGATCAATTATTTACGGGTGGCTTTACCCATTTAAACCTTGAACAGGCACTTCAATCTGTCACGAGTTCTTTTAACTTGAAGTATACGAAAGAAGGACCGACTAAAATTTTGTTATACACGAGTGAATAA
- a CDS encoding DUF1801 domain-containing protein, which produces MNPAENYILNQPEPYRSIVLHLQIIIEKIISEVDLKYKYRIPFYYIDKRPFCYLNVSKSEQFVDLGFWNGAHLTAHLELLTTAKRKVIKSLRYSSLEEIDETILINVLKDAYSVKDKMFNH; this is translated from the coding sequence ATGAACCCAGCAGAAAATTACATTTTAAATCAACCTGAACCTTATCGATCTATAGTATTGCACTTACAGATAATTATTGAAAAAATTATTTCGGAAGTTGATTTAAAATACAAATACAGAATTCCCTTTTATTATATAGACAAAAGACCATTTTGTTATTTGAATGTAAGTAAAAGCGAGCAATTTGTAGATTTAGGCTTTTGGAATGGAGCTCATTTAACGGCTCATTTAGAACTTTTAACAACAGCCAAGCGTAAAGTAATTAAATCATTACGATATTCCTCATTGGAAGAAATTGATGAAACTATTTTAATAAATGTACTTAAAGATGCTTATTCAGTTAAGGATAAAATGTTTAACCATTAG
- a CDS encoding DUF4153 domain-containing protein yields the protein MNKNIPLIASSLIFSLLFFKQNIGLNFLLFSMLTIALLFIFNNKQFKTTKVLTTALVFLATATFVFIYNATLSVISSIVAFFYLLGTVSEVNSSVYIQLLNGFFSSIASGFSMYYNRFLEETEAVKKKSIDYVYWLKMIGIPTIVLLIFVILYRSANPYFDELLNKIDFSFINFQWILFTTLGYFLLLNITSPITIESATAFDLKTDNNLNKDDIKPQSNENLGQENQLGIILLVLLNMLIIFFLVTDTIYLTHLTDLNASDLSKAVHEGVYALITSIVFAIAIILYFFRGNLNFYKKNKNLKTLTTLWISLNIFLILFTAYKNNLYVNYHGLTYKRIGVFIYLLLSIIGLITTFIKVYATYNFWFLCRRNISIGFVALLVSSTINWDKLITKYNTQHAEHIDFDYLIDLSDNNTFTLKEYVDVLTNEPPISAQNKITHKYNQYCENLENNNWQELVFDNLILKP from the coding sequence ATGAACAAAAACATTCCATTAATCGCTAGTTCTCTAATCTTTAGCTTATTATTCTTTAAGCAGAATATTGGTTTAAATTTCCTATTATTCTCAATGCTTACAATAGCACTACTCTTTATATTTAATAACAAGCAGTTTAAAACAACAAAGGTGCTAACCACTGCACTCGTTTTTCTAGCCACCGCAACCTTTGTCTTTATTTACAACGCTACGTTAAGTGTAATATCGAGCATTGTTGCCTTTTTTTATCTTTTAGGAACAGTAAGTGAAGTAAACTCCTCCGTTTACATTCAACTCCTTAATGGCTTTTTCTCTTCAATCGCTTCGGGTTTCTCCATGTATTACAATCGTTTCTTAGAAGAGACAGAAGCCGTAAAAAAGAAAAGCATCGATTATGTTTACTGGCTAAAAATGATTGGAATACCAACAATAGTGTTGCTCATATTTGTAATCCTATACCGAAGTGCTAATCCCTATTTTGATGAACTTTTAAATAAAATAGACTTTAGCTTTATCAACTTTCAGTGGATCTTATTTACCACATTAGGCTATTTTTTACTGTTAAACATTACAAGTCCAATTACAATTGAATCGGCTACAGCTTTCGACTTAAAAACAGATAATAATCTCAACAAAGATGACATAAAACCACAATCTAATGAAAACTTAGGTCAAGAAAACCAGTTGGGAATCATTTTACTTGTCCTCTTAAATATGCTTATTATATTCTTCTTAGTTACCGATACTATTTATTTAACCCATCTGACTGACCTAAATGCGTCAGACCTCTCAAAAGCCGTTCATGAAGGTGTCTATGCCTTAATAACATCAATAGTTTTTGCCATCGCTATCATACTTTACTTTTTTAGAGGAAACCTCAACTTTTATAAGAAAAACAAAAACTTAAAAACACTAACCACACTGTGGATTTCCCTTAACATTTTCCTTATTTTATTCACAGCGTATAAAAACAATCTCTATGTTAATTATCATGGTTTAACCTACAAAAGAATAGGTGTTTTTATATATTTATTGTTATCAATAATTGGCTTAATAACCACTTTTATAAAAGTATATGCTACCTATAATTTCTGGTTTCTTTGTCGTAGAAATATCAGTATTGGGTTTGTTGCTTTACTTGTCTCCTCTACCATAAATTGGGATAAATTAATCACAAAATATAACACACAACACGCAGAGCACATAGACTTTGATTATTTAATAGACTTGTCCGATAATAACACGTTTACACTTAAAGAATATGTAGATGTTCTTACAAATGAACCACCAATATCAGCTCAAAATAAAATAACTCATAAATACAATCAGTATTGTGAAAATTTAGAAAACAATAATTGGCAGGAACTCGTTTTTGATAATTTAATACTTAAGCCATGA
- a CDS encoding DUF3820 family protein, producing the protein MQDKQFLIDLANTKMPYGKFKGRDLIDLPEHYIVWYHAKGFPKGKLGMMLGLVYELKLNGLEHLVKEIKRRDS; encoded by the coding sequence ATGCAAGACAAACAATTTCTTATCGATTTAGCCAACACTAAAATGCCATATGGTAAATTTAAAGGGAGAGACCTTATCGATTTGCCAGAGCATTATATCGTTTGGTATCATGCCAAAGGTTTCCCGAAAGGAAAATTAGGGATGATGCTCGGCTTAGTTTATGAATTAAAACTAAATGGCTTAGAGCATTTAGTAAAAGAGATAAAAAGGAGGGACAGTTAA
- a CDS encoding TonB-dependent receptor translates to MFAQDNNGKKPLVEILVDLQVRFDYEFTYADQIVKNIFILTPDPKLNLKEAVEYLHETTGLEFRFLDGNYIVINKINTAFNICGFLIDQVDQTPIASASIIGDADATISDAKGFFSLTVADKNEIIDIRHLSYAPVIFTSADFNTKACDTIKLSLQNESLDEIVLANYIAKGINKLADGSMQINFKNFDLVPGLIETDVLQTVQALPGVQSADETVSNINIRGGTNAENLLLWDGIKMYQSGHFFGLISVFNPLITSKVSLIKNGTGVDYTDGVSGTILMNTDDKITDKFTGSLGSNFTNANVFIDVPVGTKSSVQIAARKAINDFVETPTYTAYYDRVLQDSEVDKNSSQVVHSGISFDFYDTSIRWLYRPSSRDVIRFNFIKVNNELIFNEKDEQNQQASSRESRLIQNTTAEGVYYQRDWSNKFKTSIQIYETDYRLNAINVDVLENQRLEQENKVSESSLKLKTTYISSPQWSFINGYQFIESGISNLTDVDDPRFLTLETEVIREHAVFSAVNFSSESRNTQIKGGLRYTYVEKFKQHLIEPRIAINQRFADYFNLEIAGELKHQNTSQIINFQNDFLGVEKRRWRLSNQEEVPIIQSKQASLGLSFSNRGWLISATGYHKNVDQITSQSQGFLGPHIYDQSIGSYTVNGLDVLINKRIKRISSWLSYSYGKNTYTFDEFIPSKFPNNVDVTHAVTLGSTFSAANFKFSAGLNYYTGKPTTRPIGNQQVEENTIQYETTNSSRLEDYLRLDASAVYEFKIVSGIRAKAGVSVLNVLNQENRISNFYRVQEGQIEQGTKNALAFTPNAVFSILF, encoded by the coding sequence TTGTTTGCACAAGACAATAATGGTAAAAAACCGCTCGTTGAAATATTAGTAGATTTACAAGTGCGTTTTGATTACGAATTTACTTATGCAGATCAGATTGTAAAAAATATTTTTATTTTAACTCCTGACCCCAAATTAAATCTAAAAGAGGCCGTTGAATATCTTCACGAAACAACTGGACTTGAATTTAGGTTTCTTGATGGCAATTATATAGTCATTAATAAAATTAATACGGCTTTCAATATTTGTGGATTTTTAATTGATCAGGTTGATCAAACGCCAATAGCTTCTGCTTCTATAATTGGTGATGCAGACGCTACAATCTCAGATGCAAAGGGGTTCTTTAGTTTAACCGTAGCAGACAAAAATGAAATCATTGACATACGTCATTTAAGTTACGCACCCGTAATTTTCACATCGGCTGATTTTAATACGAAAGCTTGCGACACCATAAAGCTTAGTCTTCAAAATGAATCTTTAGATGAAATAGTGCTGGCAAATTATATTGCCAAGGGTATTAATAAACTTGCCGACGGAAGCATGCAAATTAATTTTAAAAATTTCGATCTTGTTCCGGGCTTAATAGAAACGGATGTGTTACAGACGGTACAAGCTTTACCAGGTGTTCAAAGTGCTGATGAAACGGTTTCTAATATTAATATTCGCGGAGGAACAAATGCGGAAAATCTACTCTTGTGGGATGGTATAAAGATGTATCAATCTGGACACTTTTTCGGATTAATTTCGGTGTTTAATCCTTTAATTACATCTAAGGTGTCCTTGATAAAAAATGGAACAGGCGTTGATTATACGGATGGGGTTTCAGGAACCATTCTAATGAATACGGACGATAAGATAACTGATAAATTTACTGGTAGTTTGGGGTCTAATTTCACAAATGCTAATGTTTTTATTGACGTACCAGTTGGTACAAAGTCTTCGGTTCAAATTGCAGCGAGAAAAGCAATAAATGACTTTGTAGAAACACCAACATACACGGCCTATTATGATCGTGTTTTACAAGATAGTGAAGTAGATAAAAATTCGTCTCAAGTTGTACACTCCGGTATTTCTTTTGATTTTTATGATACTTCCATAAGGTGGCTGTACCGTCCCAGTTCAAGAGATGTAATTCGATTTAACTTTATTAAAGTTAATAATGAATTAATCTTTAACGAAAAAGATGAGCAAAACCAACAAGCAAGTTCACGAGAGAGTCGATTAATTCAAAATACAACTGCCGAAGGGGTGTATTACCAAAGAGATTGGTCAAATAAATTTAAAACTAGTATTCAAATTTATGAGACTGATTACCGACTCAATGCGATTAATGTAGATGTTTTAGAAAATCAGCGTTTAGAACAAGAAAACAAGGTTTCAGAGTCTTCATTAAAATTAAAAACAACATATATTTCAAGTCCACAATGGTCTTTTATTAATGGATATCAATTTATAGAATCAGGCATCTCCAATCTTACCGATGTTGACGATCCTAGATTTTTAACTTTAGAAACAGAGGTAATTCGTGAGCATGCGGTTTTTTCTGCTGTAAATTTTAGTTCTGAATCCAGGAACACTCAAATAAAAGGAGGGTTGAGATATACCTATGTAGAAAAATTTAAACAACATTTAATAGAACCTAGAATTGCAATTAATCAGCGGTTTGCAGACTATTTTAACTTGGAAATTGCAGGAGAATTGAAACATCAAAATACCTCTCAAATTATTAATTTTCAAAATGACTTTTTAGGGGTTGAAAAAAGAAGATGGCGTCTGTCAAACCAAGAAGAAGTTCCAATTATTCAAAGCAAACAAGCTTCTCTAGGTCTCAGTTTTTCAAATAGAGGCTGGTTGATTAGTGCAACTGGATATCATAAAAATGTAGATCAAATTACATCACAGAGTCAAGGATTTTTAGGACCTCATATCTATGATCAATCGATAGGCTCTTATACCGTCAATGGTCTAGACGTTCTGATAAATAAACGAATAAAAAGGATCAGTAGTTGGTTGAGCTATTCGTATGGCAAAAACACGTATACTTTTGACGAATTTATTCCTTCAAAATTTCCAAATAACGTTGATGTAACGCATGCAGTAACGCTAGGATCTACTTTTTCTGCAGCCAACTTTAAATTTTCTGCTGGTCTTAACTACTATACTGGTAAACCCACTACACGCCCAATCGGAAACCAACAGGTTGAAGAAAACACTATTCAATATGAAACTACCAATAGTAGTCGCCTTGAAGACTATTTGCGATTAGATGCATCTGCAGTTTATGAATTTAAAATTGTTTCAGGAATCCGAGCTAAAGCTGGGGTATCGGTTTTAAATGTGTTGAATCAAGAAAATAGAATCTCCAATTTTTATCGTGTTCAAGAAGGGCAAATTGAACAAGGAACTAAAAACGCATTAGCCTTTACGCCCAATGCTGTGTTCAGCATATTGTTTTAG